A genomic stretch from Streptomyces sp. QL37 includes:
- a CDS encoding transglycosylase domain-containing protein, whose protein sequence is MSRISVRGFAVASATAVTTVGAVVGVASGSTPAADDNNFEAAAADTTLLADIPAGQQAQVQTASLTQQADAQASAADAAAKKSAEETARIQAAKDAKSKKQAAEDKLEAEREAKKKEAERASRSSVRDATSFSAQSSYSVAEVQAMARQMVPADQFQCFSNIVNHESTWNYRASNPSSGAYGLVQALPGSKMSSAGADWQTNPATQIKWGLSYMDGRYGSPCGAWSFWQANNWY, encoded by the coding sequence GTGAGCCGGATCTCGGTCCGGGGGTTCGCCGTGGCATCCGCCACCGCCGTAACCACCGTAGGCGCCGTCGTAGGCGTTGCGTCGGGCAGCACTCCCGCTGCTGACGACAACAACTTCGAGGCGGCCGCAGCCGACACCACGCTGCTCGCAGACATCCCCGCGGGCCAGCAGGCCCAGGTTCAGACCGCTTCGCTGACGCAGCAGGCCGACGCCCAGGCCTCCGCGGCCGACGCGGCGGCCAAGAAGTCGGCCGAGGAGACGGCCCGCATCCAGGCCGCCAAGGACGCCAAGTCGAAGAAGCAGGCGGCCGAGGACAAGCTGGAGGCGGAGCGCGAGGCCAAGAAGAAGGAGGCCGAGCGTGCGAGCCGTTCCTCCGTGCGCGACGCCACCTCCTTCTCCGCGCAGAGCTCCTACAGCGTGGCCGAAGTGCAGGCGATGGCCCGCCAGATGGTCCCCGCGGACCAGTTCCAGTGCTTCAGCAACATCGTGAACCACGAGTCGACCTGGAACTATCGGGCGAGCAACCCCTCCTCGGGTGCGTACGGCCTCGTGCAGGCGCTGCCCGGCTCCAAGATGTCGTCCGCCGGTGCCGACTGGCAGACCAACCCGGCCACCCAGATCAAGTGGGGCCTCAGCTACATGGACGGCCGCTACGGCAGCCCGTGCGGCGCCTGGTCCTTCTGGCAGGCCAACAACTGGTACTAG
- a CDS encoding peroxiredoxin: protein MLTVGDKFPEFDLTACVSLESGKEFEQINHKTYEGQWKIVFAWPKDFTFVCPTEIAAFGKLNDEFADRDAQILGFSGDSEFVHHAWRKDHPDLTDLPFPMLADSKHELMRDLGIEGEDGFAQRAVFIVDQNNEIQFTMVTAGSVGRNPKEVLRVLDALQTDELCPCNWTKGENTLDPVALLSGE, encoded by the coding sequence GTGCTCACTGTCGGTGACAAGTTCCCCGAGTTCGACCTGACCGCTTGTGTGTCGCTGGAGAGCGGCAAGGAGTTCGAGCAGATCAACCACAAGACCTACGAGGGTCAGTGGAAGATCGTCTTCGCGTGGCCGAAGGACTTCACCTTCGTGTGCCCCACCGAGATCGCCGCCTTCGGCAAGCTGAACGACGAGTTCGCCGACCGTGACGCGCAGATCCTCGGCTTCTCCGGTGACTCCGAGTTCGTGCACCACGCCTGGCGCAAGGACCACCCGGACCTGACCGACCTGCCCTTCCCGATGCTGGCCGACTCGAAGCACGAGCTCATGCGTGACCTCGGCATCGAGGGCGAGGACGGCTTCGCGCAGCGCGCCGTCTTCATCGTCGACCAGAACAACGAGATCCAGTTCACGATGGTGACCGCCGGTTCCGTGGGCCGTAACCCCAAGGAGGTCCTGCGGGTCCTCGACGCCCTGCAGACCGACGAGCTCTGCCCCTGCAACTGGACCAAGGGCGAGAACACCCTCGACCCGGTCGCGCTCCTCTCGGGCGAGTGA
- a CDS encoding alkyl hydroperoxide reductase, producing the protein MALDELKSAIPDFAKDLKLNLGSVIGNSELPQQQLWGTVLACAIASRSPKVLRELEPEAKANLSAEAYTAAKSAAAIMAMNNVFYRTRHLLSDPEYGNLRAGLRMNVIGKPGVEKVDFELWSLAVSAINGCGQCLDSHEQVLRKAGVDRETIQEAVKIASVIQAVGVTLEAEAVLAE; encoded by the coding sequence ATGGCACTCGATGAACTGAAGTCCGCCATACCGGACTTCGCCAAGGACCTGAAGCTGAACCTCGGCTCGGTCATCGGCAACAGCGAGCTCCCGCAGCAGCAGCTGTGGGGCACCGTCCTGGCCTGCGCGATCGCCTCGCGCTCGCCGAAGGTGCTGCGCGAGCTGGAGCCGGAGGCCAAGGCCAACCTCTCCGCCGAGGCGTACACCGCGGCGAAGTCGGCCGCCGCCATCATGGCGATGAACAACGTCTTCTACCGCACCCGGCACCTGCTGTCGGACCCCGAGTACGGAAACCTCCGTGCGGGCCTGCGGATGAACGTCATCGGCAAGCCGGGCGTGGAGAAGGTCGACTTCGAGCTGTGGTCGCTCGCCGTCTCCGCGATCAACGGCTGCGGCCAGTGCCTGGACTCCCACGAGCAGGTGCTGCGCAAGGCCGGCGTCGACCGTGAGACCATTCAGGAAGCCGTCAAGATCGCATCGGTGATCCAGGCGGTCGGCGTGACCCTCGAAGCCGAGGCCGTGCTCGCCGAGTAG
- a CDS encoding AI-2E family transporter, whose translation MSKLPGWLGRVGAELTEIGARLEERRAEEQRRAEADAVSGSSSTLSTVVADQVPAPPSYAPSVAAKPDPVAAIPWGMRVAAEAGWRLLVLAGTLWVLMRIISAVQLVVLAFVAALLVTAMLQPTVVRLRRLGLPRGLATAVTAVLGFVVMGLVGWFVVWQVMDNLDTLSDRVRDGIDELKRWLLDSPFHVTESQINDIAKNLSDTIGTNTEEITSAGLQGVTVMVEVLTGLLLAMFSTLFLLYDGKRIWQWVLKLVPSQARPGVAGAGPRAWRTLTAYVRGTVIVALIDAIFIGLGIYFLDVPMAVPLAVFIFLFAFIPLVGAVVSGALAVVVALVTQGVFTALMVLIVVLAVQQIEGHILQPFILGRAVRVHPLAVVLSVAAGGMVAGIGGAVVAVPLVAVTNTVVGYLRSYGQDPAVLHGSGPHGATALSALPPTEPPSARPADAPAPVAADDRADEPGAGPPDDQKR comes from the coding sequence ATGTCGAAACTTCCGGGGTGGCTCGGCCGGGTGGGTGCCGAACTCACCGAGATCGGGGCGCGCCTGGAAGAACGCCGCGCCGAGGAGCAGCGCCGGGCCGAAGCGGACGCCGTGAGCGGCTCGTCGTCGACGCTCTCCACGGTCGTCGCCGATCAGGTGCCCGCCCCGCCCTCCTACGCCCCCTCCGTCGCCGCCAAGCCCGACCCGGTGGCCGCGATCCCCTGGGGGATGCGCGTGGCGGCCGAGGCGGGCTGGCGGCTGCTGGTCCTGGCCGGCACCCTCTGGGTGCTCATGCGGATCATCAGCGCGGTCCAGCTGGTCGTCCTCGCCTTCGTCGCCGCCCTGCTGGTGACCGCGATGCTCCAGCCGACCGTCGTACGGCTGAGACGGCTCGGGCTGCCGCGCGGTCTGGCCACCGCGGTCACGGCGGTGCTCGGCTTCGTCGTCATGGGGCTGGTCGGCTGGTTCGTCGTCTGGCAGGTGATGGACAATCTGGACACCCTGTCGGACCGCGTCCGTGACGGCATCGACGAGCTGAAGCGCTGGCTCCTGGACAGCCCCTTCCATGTCACCGAGTCGCAGATCAACGACATCGCGAAGAACCTCAGCGACACCATCGGCACCAACACGGAGGAGATCACCTCCGCCGGGCTCCAGGGCGTCACCGTGATGGTGGAGGTCCTCACCGGGCTGCTGCTGGCGATGTTCTCGACCCTCTTCCTGCTCTACGACGGGAAGCGCATCTGGCAGTGGGTGCTCAAGCTGGTGCCCTCCCAGGCACGGCCGGGCGTCGCCGGCGCCGGACCGCGCGCCTGGCGGACGCTGACCGCCTATGTGCGGGGCACGGTGATCGTGGCCCTGATCGACGCGATCTTCATCGGGCTCGGGATCTACTTCCTCGATGTGCCGATGGCGGTCCCGCTCGCCGTCTTCATCTTCCTCTTCGCCTTCATCCCGCTGGTCGGCGCCGTGGTCTCCGGCGCCCTCGCCGTGGTCGTCGCGCTCGTCACCCAGGGCGTGTTCACCGCGCTGATGGTGCTGATCGTGGTACTCGCCGTGCAGCAGATCGAGGGCCACATCCTGCAGCCCTTCATCCTCGGCCGCGCCGTACGCGTCCACCCGCTGGCCGTCGTGCTGTCGGTCGCGGCGGGCGGCATGGTCGCCGGTATCGGCGGTGCGGTCGTCGCCGTACCCCTGGTCGCCGTCACCAACACGGTGGTCGGCTATCTGCGCTCGTACGGGCAGGACCCCGCCGTGCTCCACGGGTCAGGGCCGCACGGCGCCACGGCGCTCTCGGCCCTGCCGCCGACGGAACCACCCTCCGCCCGGCCCGCGGACGCGCCGGCCCCTGTCGCCGCGGACGACCGCGCCGACGAGCCAGGGGCCGGCCCGCCGGACGACCAGAAGCGTTGA
- a CDS encoding PhoH family protein: MVTSTKRRMPDRRTYVLDTSVLLADPKAMTRFDEHEVVLPIVVVTELEAKRHHPELGYFARQALRLLDDFRVRYGRLDAPIPLGDLGGSLRVELNHSDPGVLPAGYRLGDNDSRILAVARNLQAEGYDVTVVSKDLPLRIKASSVGLLAEEYRAELAVTDSGWTGMAELTLAAEQVDLLFGEESLYIPEAAEYPVHTGLVLQSERGKALGRVTAEGNVRLVRGDREAFGIHGRSAEQRIALDLLLDQDVGIVSMGGRAGTGKSALALCAGLEAVLERRQHQKVMVFRPLYAVGGQELGYLPGSEAEKMSPWAQAVFDTLSAVAGREVIEEVLGRGMLEILPLTHIRGRSLHDAFVIVDEAQSLERNVLLTVLSRIGANSRVVLTHDVAQRDNLRVGRYDGVVAVVEKLKGHPLFAHVTLTRSERSPIAALVTEMLEDGHI; encoded by the coding sequence GTGGTGACCAGCACCAAGCGCCGCATGCCCGACAGGCGCACATACGTTCTCGACACCAGCGTCCTGCTGGCCGACCCCAAAGCCATGACCCGGTTCGACGAGCACGAAGTGGTGCTGCCGATCGTCGTGGTCACGGAGCTGGAGGCCAAGAGGCACCACCCCGAGCTCGGATACTTCGCCAGGCAGGCCCTGCGCCTGCTGGACGACTTCCGCGTCCGGTACGGCCGGCTGGACGCCCCGATCCCGCTCGGAGATCTCGGCGGGTCGCTCCGTGTCGAACTCAACCATTCCGACCCCGGCGTCCTTCCGGCCGGCTACCGGTTGGGGGACAACGACTCACGGATTCTCGCGGTCGCACGCAATCTGCAGGCCGAGGGGTATGACGTCACGGTCGTCTCCAAGGACCTGCCGCTTCGGATCAAGGCGTCCTCGGTCGGTCTCCTCGCCGAGGAGTACCGCGCCGAACTCGCCGTCACCGACTCCGGCTGGACCGGGATGGCGGAGCTCACCCTCGCGGCTGAGCAGGTCGACCTGCTGTTCGGCGAGGAGAGCCTCTACATCCCCGAGGCGGCCGAATACCCCGTGCACACGGGGCTGGTCCTCCAGTCCGAGCGCGGCAAGGCCCTCGGCAGGGTCACGGCCGAGGGCAACGTCCGTCTCGTACGCGGCGACCGGGAGGCCTTCGGGATCCACGGCCGCAGCGCCGAGCAGCGCATCGCCCTCGATCTGCTCCTCGACCAGGACGTCGGCATCGTGTCCATGGGCGGCCGGGCGGGCACGGGCAAGTCGGCCCTCGCGCTCTGCGCGGGCCTGGAGGCCGTGCTGGAGCGCCGTCAGCACCAGAAGGTGATGGTCTTCCGGCCGTTGTACGCGGTCGGCGGGCAGGAGCTCGGCTATCTCCCCGGCAGCGAGGCCGAGAAGATGAGCCCCTGGGCGCAGGCCGTCTTCGACACGCTGTCGGCGGTCGCCGGGCGCGAGGTCATCGAAGAGGTGCTGGGGCGCGGGATGCTGGAGATCCTGCCGCTCACCCATATCCGCGGCCGTTCGCTCCACGACGCGTTCGTGATCGTGGACGAGGCGCAGTCGCTGGAGCGGAACGTCCTGCTGACCGTGTTGTCCCGTATCGGGGCCAATTCGCGGGTGGTGCTCACGCACGACGTGGCGCAGCGGGACAACCTCAGGGTCGGCCGGTACGACGGAGTCGTCGCCGTGGTCGAGAAGCTGAAGGGGCATCCGCTCTTCGCGCATGTCACGCTCACCCGCTCCGAGCGTTCACCGATCGCCGCTCTGGTGACCGAAATGCTGGAGGACGGCCACATCTGA
- a CDS encoding hydrogen peroxide-inducible genes activator, with protein MAYVNQAIRVKQPSLSQLRAFTAVAEHLHFRDAAAAIGMSQPALSGAVSALEVALGVQLIERTTRKVLLSPAGERLAVRSRAVLEALGELMEEAEAVRAPFTGVLRLGVIPTVAPYLLPAVLRLVHERYPDLDLQVHEEQTSSLLEGLAAGRLDLLLLAVPLGVPGVTELPLFDEDFVLVMEKQHQLAGRTGLPRGTLRDLPLLLLDEGHCLRDQALDICREAGRTQGAPVTTTAAGLSTLVQLVAGGLGVTLLPRTAVTVETGRNEALATGYFEDPAPSRRVALAVRTGSARHEEFEELAAALRGAMGALPVRVPEEG; from the coding sequence GTGGCGTATGTAAATCAGGCTATTAGGGTCAAGCAGCCCAGCCTCTCGCAGCTGCGCGCCTTCACGGCCGTGGCGGAGCATCTGCACTTCCGGGACGCGGCGGCAGCAATCGGGATGAGTCAGCCCGCGCTCTCCGGAGCGGTGTCCGCGCTGGAGGTGGCACTGGGTGTCCAGCTCATCGAGCGTACGACGCGCAAGGTGCTGCTCTCGCCGGCGGGGGAGCGCCTCGCGGTGCGGAGCCGGGCGGTGCTGGAGGCGCTCGGCGAGCTGATGGAGGAGGCCGAGGCGGTGCGCGCGCCGTTCACCGGGGTGCTCAGGCTCGGCGTGATCCCGACCGTCGCACCGTATCTGCTGCCGGCCGTGCTCCGGCTGGTCCATGAGCGCTACCCGGACCTGGATCTCCAGGTCCATGAGGAGCAGACCTCCTCGCTGCTGGAGGGGCTGGCGGCCGGCCGGCTGGACCTGCTGCTGCTCGCGGTGCCGCTGGGGGTGCCCGGCGTCACGGAACTGCCGCTGTTCGACGAGGACTTCGTGCTCGTCATGGAGAAGCAGCACCAGCTCGCCGGGCGTACCGGCCTGCCGCGCGGCACACTGCGCGATCTGCCGCTGCTGCTGCTCGACGAGGGGCACTGCCTGCGCGACCAGGCGCTGGACATCTGCCGGGAGGCGGGGCGCACCCAGGGTGCCCCGGTGACGACGACCGCGGCCGGGCTCTCCACGCTGGTCCAGCTCGTCGCGGGCGGGCTCGGGGTGACGCTGCTTCCGCGTACGGCGGTGACGGTGGAGACCGGGCGTAACGAGGCGCTGGCCACCGGGTACTTCGAGGACCCCGCGCCCTCCCGGCGGGTGGCGCTGGCGGTGCGCACGGGCTCGGCGAGGCACGAGGAGTTCGAGGAGCTCGCGGCCGCGCTGCGCGGGGCGATGGGGGCGCTGCCGGTCCGGGTGCCCGAGGAGGGGTGA
- a CDS encoding isoprenyl transferase produces MNLRDLVYGLYARRVEGRLDHDQVPKHIGVILDGNRRWAKASGGSAVEGHQAGADKISELLGWCSETDVEVVTLWLLSTDNFDRPEAELIPLLGIIENTVRQLASDGRWRVHHVGTLDLLPARTQTVLKEAEEATAGVDGIIVNVAVGYGGRQEIADAVRSLLLEHSSRGTTFEELAEVVSTDLISEHLYTRGQPDPDLVIRTSGEQRLSGFMLWQSAHSEYYFCEVFWPAFRKVDFLRALRDYAARHRRYGA; encoded by the coding sequence GTGAACTTGCGCGACCTGGTGTACGGGCTCTACGCACGCCGGGTGGAAGGCCGCCTGGATCACGACCAGGTGCCCAAGCACATCGGAGTCATCCTCGACGGCAACCGGCGGTGGGCGAAGGCGTCCGGCGGCTCGGCCGTGGAGGGACACCAGGCCGGGGCGGACAAGATCTCGGAGCTGCTCGGATGGTGCAGCGAGACGGATGTCGAGGTCGTCACCCTCTGGCTGCTGTCCACGGACAATTTCGACCGGCCGGAGGCGGAGCTCATCCCGCTGCTCGGCATCATCGAGAACACCGTGCGCCAGCTGGCCTCGGACGGGCGGTGGCGCGTCCACCACGTCGGCACGCTCGACCTGCTGCCCGCCAGGACCCAGACCGTCCTCAAGGAGGCGGAGGAGGCCACGGCGGGCGTCGACGGGATAATCGTGAACGTCGCCGTCGGCTACGGCGGGCGGCAGGAGATCGCGGACGCGGTCCGCTCCCTGCTCCTGGAGCACTCCTCCCGGGGCACGACCTTCGAGGAGCTCGCCGAGGTCGTCTCCACGGACCTGATCTCCGAGCACCTCTACACCCGTGGACAGCCCGACCCGGACCTCGTGATCCGTACGAGCGGGGAGCAGCGGCTGTCGGGCTTCATGCTCTGGCAGAGCGCCCATTCGGAGTACTACTTCTGCGAGGTCTTCTGGCCGGCCTTCCGCAAGGTCGACTTCCTGCGCGCCCTGCGCGACTACGCGGCGCGGCACCGGCGCTACGGGGCCTGA